GTCCTTCGCGCACCATCGGACCACCAGTGCGACAGCAGCAGCTCTTGGAAGGAAGAGCCAGCAAATCTGCAGTGTGTGCTTGTGTCAGTGCCCGAAAGGTTTACCAAACACCGAATCATCATGCGTTCTGCGGCCACTATTATTGCTCAGGTATGTGACGTGTCCTTGCAATTGATGCCCATTACACGGTCTTGGGAATAACTCCGGCAGTAGCTCTAAAGATGTATGACATTCTCTATTGTTTTACCGTACGCCTTCGAACATCTGCTAACACCGCGCTCTAGACCACAATCGTGTTTTCATGAAGCACATCTAAGCTCTATTTCGTAACGATTACTGTGATCCCATAGCAACTTCTGCTTCCGACAACAGTGTAAGCGATGCACTGGCATAACAAGGTGGTGGCACAcagacatgccccccccccctgattttTTCTGCCGTGGGATAGAGAGCACAAAATTACACTCGACcgcacttacctgcccggaccccacgtcggatcacgAACGTAAACCCCCCGAACCCCCCTCCTGatacaaatttctgcctacgacaCTGAAGCGAGGTCCAATGCAACGCTGGGTGAGTACTGTGGTGGGTCTAAACTGCAAAGGTTATGATAAACGATGACGGACGCAGTCACCCGGACTAACATTTTGCAGTGTCTTGCATTTGCTACAAATCTCCTGGATTGCATGATTTCAGAGGAATACTTGAGACAGTCACTTGATCGTTTTGTTACCTGATAAATTCTAAGCAGACCCAAACCATGTTAGTTGCAACACTAAAGCACATAGTCTTCTGTTATAGAAATTTAAACGGCGCGAAAGATGCAACACCTGTTTGTGTCCTTCTTCTGCTGTTcccccgtcttttgcgctgttataaTTTCTGTTTTGtcgtgccaactcgcccaaatatcCCCTTTAACTGCCTCCTGTTCGCAGCTCTTTGTGATCTCTATGGTGCCGCTTGCCTTCGCCGGCGGCCAATTTGGATTCGGTGGTGGCCTCGGTGGTGCAGTTGGATATCAAGGGTCTTTCGGCCCTTCATTCGCCGCCACGTTCGCGCGTCAAGAGCAGTACTACGTGAGTAGCTTCAGAGAATAACCTGCCTGCAGTATATAACCTTGGTTTATTTGCCATTGTTCCCAGGCGAAAGTAATGTCCAGAGAAAAAGCGCGGCAAGTACTTGAAACGCGTCCTGAAGTACTTTCCCGAataatcatcaaatgacctcagtatcggagtttattgcttcCCGAATCGATTGCAGCAAGAATTTCTCGAATACGTCAACAACGAGTGGAGTTAGCGGGACTTGTCACACGCTTTAAGccatttctctcttctctcgtccccacTAGCGTGCCGAAAGTTGCACAGGAAAGGATGGATACGGAGAAAGAATTTATCTTAGCACGCATCATGGCCTTGAGCGAGCACGATCAGATGTCACCACTGACTCCGTCTATTATTCATGTGCGCGAGTGTGACTCACTGTGTAACGTTAGCACACTATGGACCACGGCTCCGGCTCGTGGCGGTACCCCGTGACATGAAGCGCAGGTGGTCCAAACGCCGCTCtggatttatgtcggctattggccagtAGCATGTTCTCTGCTGTTCGGCGACAGACAGCAGGCGCCCAGCGCACTAAGAGAGTGAGGACGGGCTTCTTTATGAAGACAGTGCGCTTTAGAAGAAAAGGTAACTTCgtgctccgcttctaaactctccttgccacgCACGGATAGTTTGCATACGATATATTATATTACAGATGAGTTTGCAGAGGAGCGTTTACAATACAGAGGAGATATTGCTGCCCATTCTACTAACCGTCCATCTTTATTCTATACGCTATTGAAACACGCAGCCACCTCAGCCGTACAGTTTCGGCTACGACAACGTGGACGAGTACGGAACGAAGTCTTTCCACAAGGAGCAGGGCGACGCCTCAAACACCAAGACAGGGACGTACGGATACTCGGACGCCAACGGAATCTTCCGCCAAGTGAAGTACATCGCTGACGCCGGTGGATTCCGTGCCAAGGTGGATACCAACGAGCCTGGCACGGAGCCCGGAGCCAGCGCTGACGCAACGTACAACGCGAGGCCTCTTCCTGCTGGTCCGCAATACCGTATTATCGGCGGCTCTTCGCGCCTATCGGCTCCCTACACGAGTGCCTCCACTTACGGCTCCGGATATGGAGGTCCTTGGTCTGGCTAGTCGAGTGCGCGCTGCTGTGACACATATGTGAACATTTGCTGCGGGTTCGGGCATCGTTGTTCAGCAAGAAAGTGGTCTCCAGAATGTAAGATATATGTAAATGAATAAAATATAAAATC
Above is a window of Rhipicephalus sanguineus isolate Rsan-2018 chromosome 3, BIME_Rsan_1.4, whole genome shotgun sequence DNA encoding:
- the LOC125757796 gene encoding cuticle protein 10.9-like — its product is MRSAATIIAQLFVISMVPLAFAGGQFGFGGGLGGAVGYQGSFGPSFAATFARQEQYYPPQPYSFGYDNVDEYGTKSFHKEQGDASNTKTGTYGYSDANGIFRQVKYIADAGGFRAKVDTNEPGTEPGASADATYNARPLPAGPQYRIIGGSSRLSAPYTSASTYGSGYGGPWSG